CAAGCTTCATACCGTAGTCACCTACAATCCGCTTCTTTTCTACGAACAATTGCTCACTTTTTTTTGTTGGTGCAACCCCCTGGGTAAGTTCCTTGTCCCATTGCTGTCCCATTTTCATCAAGGAATCATCTTCTTCATCCTGCTGCTCTTCCCCAATGCTTGCGAAGAAGTCTTCCATTTTAAATTTTCGATCATCAAAGATCCAGACGCTTGGGTCAATAGTAATTGTAAAATTGACATTACCGTTAATTGTAATGACTTCAGCCATATTTTCTCTCTCCTTTTTTCTATAAAAGCTAATTGTAGCAAGTATGTTAGTCTGCTACTGCCACTGTTTGTGGTGATAGCAGATAACGATCATGAGTAGGCTGATATGAATTACAAGAAGTAGAATGCTGCTCCAAGAATAATGTAGACGATGAGAAGGAGCACGCCTTCGTACCAGTTTGTGCTGCCATCGCGAGAAATTGAGGAGGCAATAAAGACACCCACACCGATAGCCGCCAATTCAAATGACGTAAATACCAGATCCATCGGTTTGCCGAATAAAAGACTCACAAATACAAGCGTAGGGGCGACAAACAGGGCGATTTGCAGGCTGCTTCCAACCGCAATCTCTACTGAAGCTCCAATTTTGTTCTTCATGGCAAGGAAGATGGCTGCGCTGTGTTCGGCAGCATTACCGACAATGGCAATGACAAAGGCACCGACGAAGATTTCTGACCAGCCAAGTGTTTCGGCCACTTCTTGGATGCTGTGTACGAGCCATTCACTCGTAATCGCTACGAATATGGTAGCAACGATAAGTAGAAGAATAGCTGTACCTTTACTCCATACATTCCCCTCTTCTGCTTCTTCTGCTACTGCTTGATCAGCCAGTTCTGTTTTATGGGTCACCATCGAGAAGATGAGCCACAGTATGTATGCGACAATGAGCAGGCCGGAAATGATCAAGCTAAGCGTGCCAATTCGTTCCGCATGCAGATCCTTCAGGAATACAGCAGGGATGAACAGGGCAATGATGGCCAGCATCATCAAGGATGCATTATGCCCGGCAAGCAGTGGACTAAAATGCTGCTGCTTGAATTTCAGCCCGCCGGCGAACAAGCTTAAGCCGAGAACAAGCAGTAGGTTCCCGATAATGGAGCCGGTAATACTGGCCTTTACCATATCGAATAAACCTTCTTTAATCAAAAAGATGGCGATAATAAGTTCCGCCGCATTTCCGAAGGTTGCATTCAGGAAGCCGCCCACACGCTCACCAGCGTAATGTGCCACGCTTTCTGTCGCTTTTCCGAGCAGGGCGGCCAGCATAATAATAGCAGCCGACGTGGTCACGAACTGCAAGCCAGCGGAGTGCGTAAAGTAATGAGCCCATCCGCTAATTGCTGTCAGTGCAATGACAAGCGTAAAAAACAGTTTCTGATTCAAACGAGTCCCTCTCTTTCTGCGCGAAGTAAATATATCCGATAAGATAATATACAACCTACACAACAGTGTAAAACATGAAAGAAGTAAAAAGCAAAATTTTTCGGAGCAGCTACGATGTCATATGCAGAAAAAGCGGGGAGAAATATACATTCTACCCCCCGCTTTTTGCATTGGTCTATGTTTAGTTACAGAAGATGTGCTTGCCGATTTTTTTAATCTGTGGCCGCGTCCAAATCCAACCGGAGGTAGCCGTATCCGGATTGAAGTAGTAAGTGGCTCCACCTGTAGGATCCCAGCCGTTCAGCGCATCTTGTACGGCTCTTTTGGCGGTTTCATTTGGCGTCAACCAGATTTGTCCATCCGCTACCGCAGTGAAGGCGCGCGGCTCAAAAATAACGCCGGTTGGAGAATCTGGGAAAGAAGGGCTTTTTACACGGTTGAGAATAACGGCAGCTACCGCTACCTGTCCGACATAAGGCTCTCCCCGTGCTTCACCGAATACGGCGTTTGCCATCATCTTTAATTCGTTTTGTGATAGCGAGGTATTGGTTTTAGGCAGTGATTTTTTTGCGGCGGTAGGTGCCGCATTTTTTGCTGGCGTAGCGGGCTTGTTATTCGGTGCAACGGCTGTTTCACCAGGGCCGGGGCGCCAGTTTTTTGTTGCCTGCCAGAGTTTGAGTTTTGTCTTTGGGCCAAGAGCGCCATCAATATCTAGACCGAATTCATATTGGAAATTGCGCAGGGCGTGATATGTACGCCAAGAAAAAGTTCCATCTACTTTACCGGTATAGAAGCCAAGAAATTTAAGGCGTCCTTGCATCTCCCTCACGTCCGGATTCGTAGATCCGACATATCGTGTCTGCTTGCTAAATGCTTGTGTGACCTGCTGCGGCAGCAAAGGAATGCTGACACATAGAAGCGTGAAGACGAGGGAGAGGCTGATAAGCCATCCATACTTTTTCTTATCCATATGAACCTCCATTTGCAAAGTTTAAGCGTAGTTATCCATATTTTGAACGTTACAGGGAAAAAACATGTGTATAATGGAAAGTGAAAAGAAGGGAATGATTGGAGTACGATAGCGATGGAGCCAACACTCGATGAAATGGCAAGAGCATGCAAGGCGCTTGGAAATCCTGTGCGATTGAATATTTTATATCTGCTGGCAAGACAGGAAGAATACTATTGCGGTGATATTGTTTCACTTGTGGGGATGGCGCAATCCACTGTATCGCACCACTTAAAAATTCTTAAAGACAGTGGATGGGTAGAGACCGAAGAGCGGGGAACATTTGTATGTTATCGTGTGCGAAGGGAAAAGATGGAGCAGTTGTCAAATTTTTTACTTTCATTTTAGAAAAAATTTCAACGCTTTCAGGAAACAAGTTGCCTTCGTCCAGATGAAGGAATAAAATGAAATTTAATTAGATATATAAAGGAGGAATTCCCATGGCCGATGTAAAAGGAAACGGAGTTGTGCGGATTGCGGATGATGTGGTTGCCGTAATCGCTGGAATTGCAGCAAGCGAAACCGAAGGTATTGCCGGAATGTCAGGCGGAATTACCGAAGGATTAGCCCGAAGAGTAAGCGGAAAGAATGTACAAAAAGGGGTATCCGTCGAAGTAGGGGAATTCGAAGCGGCCATTGATCTTCGTATTATTGTCTCCTACGGTTCAAAAATTGATGAAGCATGCCGGAAGCTGCAGCAGAATGTGAAAGAAGCGGTTGAATCAATGACCGGTCTGCGGGTGGTTGAAGTTAATGTGAAAGTGGAAGGCGTGGAATTCCCAAAAACTGAAAAAGAAGCGCTGCCGGAGCCGGCACATCGCGTTAAATAACAAACAATGGGCTGCTGAAGATTCGGCGGCCTTTTTGGTATAGATAAAGGGATGGAAGATGATGGAGAGAAGAGGGTGGGGGAGATGAACCGGCGCGGAGCAACATGGTGGTTTTGGATTGGACTTGCCG
This region of Aneurinibacillus sp. REN35 genomic DNA includes:
- a CDS encoding peptidyl-prolyl cis-trans isomerase is translated as MAEVITINGNVNFTITIDPSVWIFDDRKFKMEDFFASIGEEQQDEEDDSLMKMGQQWDKELTQGVAPTKKSEQLFVEKKRIVGDYGMKLEPFLKNAEPKSEATMLRCELAQGEDVMLSLAEAYEAVLCFAIDGKPIREDGPIHLYYGDGRNMEAPIREITRLVVV
- the cax gene encoding calcium/proton exchanger, which codes for MNQKLFFTLVIALTAISGWAHYFTHSAGLQFVTTSAAIIMLAALLGKATESVAHYAGERVGGFLNATFGNAAELIIAIFLIKEGLFDMVKASITGSIIGNLLLVLGLSLFAGGLKFKQQHFSPLLAGHNASLMMLAIIALFIPAVFLKDLHAERIGTLSLIISGLLIVAYILWLIFSMVTHKTELADQAVAEEAEEGNVWSKGTAILLLIVATIFVAITSEWLVHSIQEVAETLGWSEIFVGAFVIAIVGNAAEHSAAIFLAMKNKIGASVEIAVGSSLQIALFVAPTLVFVSLLFGKPMDLVFTSFELAAIGVGVFIASSISRDGSTNWYEGVLLLIVYIILGAAFYFL
- a CDS encoding ArsR/SmtB family transcription factor, which codes for MEPTLDEMARACKALGNPVRLNILYLLARQEEYYCGDIVSLVGMAQSTVSHHLKILKDSGWVETEERGTFVCYRVRREKMEQLSNFLLSF
- a CDS encoding Asp23/Gls24 family envelope stress response protein, with the protein product MADVKGNGVVRIADDVVAVIAGIAASETEGIAGMSGGITEGLARRVSGKNVQKGVSVEVGEFEAAIDLRIIVSYGSKIDEACRKLQQNVKEAVESMTGLRVVEVNVKVEGVEFPKTEKEALPEPAHRVK
- the sleB gene encoding spore cortex-lytic enzyme; the protein is MDKKKYGWLISLSLVFTLLCVSIPLLPQQVTQAFSKQTRYVGSTNPDVREMQGRLKFLGFYTGKVDGTFSWRTYHALRNFQYEFGLDIDGALGPKTKLKLWQATKNWRPGPGETAVAPNNKPATPAKNAAPTAAKKSLPKTNTSLSQNELKMMANAVFGEARGEPYVGQVAVAAVILNRVKSPSFPDSPTGVIFEPRAFTAVADGQIWLTPNETAKRAVQDALNGWDPTGGATYYFNPDTATSGWIWTRPQIKKIGKHIFCN